One window of the Macaca thibetana thibetana isolate TM-01 chromosome 1, ASM2454274v1, whole genome shotgun sequence genome contains the following:
- the LOC126958026 gene encoding dnaJ homolog subfamily C member 8 yields the protein MAASGESGTSGSGGSTEEAFMTFYSEVKQIEKRDSVLTSKNQIERLTRPGSSYFNLNPFEVLQIDPEVTDEEIKKRFRQLSILVHPDKNQDDADRAQKAFEAVDKAYKLLLDQEQKKRALDVIQAGKEYVEHTVKERKKQLKKEGKPTIVEEDDPELFKQAVYKQTMKLFAELEIKRKEREAKEMHERKRQREEEIEAQEKAKREREWQKNFEESRDGRVDSWRNFQANTKGKKEKKNRTFLRPPKVKMEQRE from the exons GTGaaacaaatagagaaaagagaCTCGGTTCTAACATCGAAAAATCAGATTGAAAGACTGACCCGTCCTGGTTCCTCTTACTTCAATTTGAACCCATTTGAG GTTCTTCAGATAGATCCTGaagttacagatgaggaaataaaaaagaggttTCGGCAG TTATCCATCTTGGTGCATCCTGACAAAAATCAAGATGATGCTGACAGAGCACAAAAGGCTTTTGAAG CTGTGGACAAAGCTTACAAGTTGCTACTGGATCAGGAGCAAAAGAAGAGGGCCCTGGATGTAATTCAGGCAGGAAAAGAATACGTGGAACACACT gtGAAAGAGCGAAAAAAacagttaaagaaggaaggaaaacctACAATTGTAGAGGAGGATGATCCTGAACTG TTCAAACAAGCTGTATATAAACAGACAATGAAACTCTTTGCTGAGctggaaattaaaaggaaagagagagaagccaaAGAGATGCATGAAAG GAAACGACAAAGGGAAGAAGAGATTGAAGCTCAAGAAAAAGCCAAACGGGAAAGAGAGTGGCAGAAAAACTTTGAG GAAAGTCGAGATGGTCGTGTGGACAGCTGGCGAAACTTCCAAGCCAAtacaaaggggaagaaagagaagaaaaatcggACCTTCCTGAGACCACCAAAAGTAAAAATGGAGCAGCGTGAGTGA